From a single Vibrio toranzoniae genomic region:
- a CDS encoding SanA/YdcF family protein, translating into MKFDSHVYRTYLLKACQKLQGFIFGAFLVFLVSCAAIIAIDYWVSWQAEDRIIYDIDEVPEREVAVVLGTSKYLGRTLNDYYKYRIEAAIELFNREKVNQFLLSGDNAHRSYNEPWTMKRDLLKAGVPDERINLDYAGFRTLDSIVRAKKIFDTDNFLIITQKFHCERALFIANSYDIHAKCLAVSGPTHHSGMTIRLREVFARTKAFLDLYIIGTTPKFLGPKEPIQLNPKQESSPITLPIAGPAETDV; encoded by the coding sequence GTGAAATTCGATTCTCACGTTTACCGTACCTACTTACTAAAAGCTTGCCAAAAACTACAAGGGTTTATATTCGGCGCTTTCCTCGTATTCTTGGTAAGCTGCGCTGCAATTATTGCTATCGATTATTGGGTTTCATGGCAAGCAGAAGATCGCATCATCTACGATATCGATGAAGTACCTGAGCGCGAAGTTGCGGTTGTCCTCGGCACCAGCAAATATTTAGGTCGAACGCTCAACGATTATTATAAATACCGAATTGAAGCCGCTATCGAGTTGTTCAATCGTGAAAAGGTGAATCAATTTTTACTGAGTGGCGATAACGCTCACCGTTCTTACAATGAACCTTGGACGATGAAACGAGACTTATTGAAAGCAGGTGTTCCTGATGAACGAATCAATCTAGATTACGCTGGATTTAGGACATTAGACTCAATTGTTCGTGCAAAAAAAATATTCGACACAGATAACTTCCTGATCATCACTCAAAAGTTTCACTGTGAAAGAGCGCTATTTATCGCTAATTCTTATGATATACACGCAAAGTGTTTAGCGGTTTCTGGACCAACTCATCACTCGGGAATGACCATACGCTTACGTGAAGTGTTTGCCCGCACCAAAGCGTTTCTTGACCTATACATTATTGGGACCACACCTAAATTTCTTGGCCCGAAAGAGCCAATTCAACTAAACCCAAAACAAGAATCATCACCTATCACTCTGCCTATTGCAGGACCAGCAGAGACTGATGTGTAG